In one Rutidosis leptorrhynchoides isolate AG116_Rl617_1_P2 chromosome 8, CSIRO_AGI_Rlap_v1, whole genome shotgun sequence genomic region, the following are encoded:
- the LOC139863384 gene encoding protein ALP1-like: MSSTSSSSEEFLMQVLDIINSEALESKNEAESSHTLRYIEREHETAHVRLMTDYFVQGCKYSDDNFKRRFRMRRRVFLQIMEDILNYHKDPLPEYFKYFLLRFDARGKLSISTYLKITAALRQLAYGDTPDLFDEYLQMSERTSRESLMHFCKCIIDLYKDEYMREPTTEDIKRLYEAHEDIHGLPGMMGSIDCMHWAWGRCPVAWKGQFTRGDHKVPTIMLEVVASYDNWIWHAFFGVAGSNNDLNVLNASNLFNSMLNEETEDIPFTVNGVEYKRGYYLADGIYPGWASFVKAFSSANDEKRKYFSKKQAAARKDVERTFGILQGRWHILQQPARAYSVNVMKQMMYTCIILHNIIVEDNGFALTENDWVYEPVHNMQTTWIERCETYRRRTKELRDKEVHEGLRSDLVEHVWANRETSESETESD; the protein is encoded by the coding sequence atgtcTTCAACATCATCGTCTAGCGAAGAGTTTTTGATGCAAGTGCTCGATATAATCAATAGCGAGGCGTTAGAAAGTAAAAATGAAGCGGAAAGTTCACACACACTTCGTTATATAGAACGTGAACATGAAACCGCACATGTACGTCTTATGACCGACTATTTTGTTCAAGGTTGCAAATACTCCGACGATAATTTTAAAAGGAGGTTTCGAATGCGGCGTCGCGTATTTCTCCAAATTATGGAAGATATTCTCAACTACCACAAAGATCCGCTACCGGAATACTTTAAGTATTTTCTTTTACGATTTGATGCGCGCGGCAAGTTGAGTATTAGTACATACTTAAAAATAACTGCTGCTCTACGACAATTAGCTTATGGTGATACACCCGATCTTTTTGACGAGTACTTGCAAATGTCGGAACGAACATCTCGTGAATCATTAAtgcacttttgtaagtgtattattGATTTATATAAAGATGAATATATGCGAGAGCCTACCACGGAAGATATCAAAAGATTGTATGAAGCTCACGAAGATATTCACGGTTTACCTGGAATGATGGGAAGcatagattgtatgcattgggcatgGGGAAGATGTCCCGTTGCATGGAAAGGTCAATTTACTCGAGGCGATCACAAAGTTCCAACTATTATGCTAGAAGTTGTAGCCTCATATGATAACTGGATTTGGCATGCTTTCTTTGGGGTTGCGGGTTCAAACAACGACTTAAACGTCTTGAACGCTAGTAATCTCTTCAACTCAATGCTTAATGAAGAAACAGAAGATATTCCTTTTACTGTAAATGGGGTTGAGTACAAAAGAGGATATTATCTAGCGGACGGTATATATCCCGGGTGGGCATCATTTGTGAAGGCGTTTTCAAGTGCAAACGATGAAAAACGTAAGTACTTTTCGAAGAAACAAGCAGCGGCACGCAAGGATGTTGAGAGGACTTTTGGTATTTTACAGGGGCGTTGGCATATACTACAACAACCAGCAAGGGCATATAGCGTCAATGTAATGAAACAAATGATGTATACGTGCATTATCTTACACAACATAATTGTCGAAGATAATGGTTTTGCTCTAACCGAAAATGATTGGGTTTACGAACCCGTTCATAATATGCAAACAACTTGGATCGAGAGGTGCGAAACTTACAGGAGGAGGACGAAAGAATTACGAGATAAGGAAGTGCATGAGGGCCTACGATCGGATTTGGTTGAACATGTATGGGCTAATCGTGAGACGTCGGAGTCAGAGACGGAGTCGGATTAA